The Chryseobacterium sp. 7 genome includes a region encoding these proteins:
- a CDS encoding DUF3810 domain-containing protein, producing the protein MNTKTIYKKKRFWAGVLLAQFLLFYVFSKSGIMISFFENFFELQKGIHQMLFSWVPFSVGDLLYIILGAFLLYYIVTLFRKNRRHQSLLRILMIINAFYFIYQIFWGMLYFQTPIIKKLTSQKEPDIEKAKKLAIIYLEKCKATRQAVHEDRNGIFIITNLTFIQKEILHQQAKLPSYISGKKAPQILDIKPSLFKNVMNFTGILGYYNPFTAEAQYNSELPHTFIPFTTAHESSHQLGFAREQEANFVGYLIGAHSNNLELRYSTEFFTLKSLLRFIVEEDPEFVKNVLHHYSPGMKRDRAYEKSFIFRHQGWLDDFFGLTNNLFLKSNQQEGSVTYSYFIDLLLNYEKA; encoded by the coding sequence ATTAATACAAAAACAATATATAAAAAGAAAAGATTTTGGGCAGGTGTATTACTTGCCCAATTTCTTTTGTTCTATGTCTTCTCAAAATCCGGAATAATGATTTCTTTTTTTGAGAATTTTTTCGAACTTCAAAAAGGAATACACCAGATGCTGTTCAGCTGGGTTCCGTTTTCCGTGGGAGATCTTCTCTATATTATACTGGGAGCTTTCCTCTTATATTATATAGTTACTTTATTCAGAAAGAACAGAAGGCATCAGTCTTTACTCAGAATTCTGATGATCATCAATGCATTTTATTTTATCTATCAAATTTTTTGGGGCATGCTGTACTTTCAAACCCCGATTATAAAAAAATTGACCAGCCAGAAAGAACCGGATATAGAAAAAGCAAAAAAGCTTGCTATTATATATCTTGAAAAATGCAAAGCAACACGTCAGGCCGTACATGAAGACCGCAATGGAATATTTATCATTACGAACCTTACTTTTATACAAAAGGAGATTCTGCACCAGCAGGCCAAACTGCCGTCTTATATCTCGGGTAAAAAAGCACCACAGATTCTGGATATTAAACCTAGTTTATTCAAAAATGTAATGAATTTTACAGGAATTTTGGGCTATTATAATCCTTTTACCGCAGAAGCCCAGTATAACTCTGAGCTTCCCCATACCTTCATCCCTTTTACTACAGCTCATGAAAGTTCTCATCAATTAGGTTTTGCCAGAGAGCAGGAAGCTAATTTTGTAGGGTATTTGATAGGTGCTCATTCCAATAATTTGGAATTGAGATACAGTACTGAATTTTTTACTTTAAAAAGTCTTTTAAGATTCATTGTGGAAGAAGATCCGGAGTTTGTAAAGAATGTTCTTCATCATTATTCTCCCGGTATGAAAAGAGACCGTGCTTATGAAAAGAGCTTTATTTTCCGTCATCAGGGATGGCTGGATGATTTCTTTGGACTCACCAATAATTTATTTCTGAAAAGTAATCAGCAGGAAGGTTCTGTAACATATTCTTACTTTATAGATCTTCTTTTAAATTATGAGAAAGCATAA
- a CDS encoding bacteriocin-like protein, with the protein MKNLKKLSRKELTAVSGGVVLPGNNCCGSWCLGSWVPCRIKHFECPPDADTSAPEWYDGNCPFN; encoded by the coding sequence ATGAAAAATCTAAAAAAACTTTCGAGAAAAGAACTGACAGCTGTCAGTGGAGGGGTAGTTTTACCTGGCAACAACTGTTGCGGATCTTGGTGTCTTGGCAGTTGGGTGCCATGTCGTATAAAGCACTTTGAGTGCCCACCGGATGCTGATACTTCAGCTCCTGAATGGTATGATGGAAACTGTCCATTTAATTAA
- a CDS encoding vitamin K epoxide reductase family protein, which translates to MIFDKLINHLKLDKQEFIFQFNSHPNYPSALAFSDTLNFMGVKNDAYELDKEYWDELPEEFIAIVENSFSLIKKSGTNYSVYSEKAKTFGKEELYTKSTDFVLLFEKTENAESKLAFNFKPVLYIIFAAVLAYSLISQTVYEAIFNLLSLAGVYISLEIFNQKFGNTSTVIGSICGGGGAAASQTVNSCDKIIKQDKTSILGLKFADFSLIYFAGLAILGLFLPTTAYIVKGFTFVSVLAIGYSLYIQAFVEKTFCRVCLLIISILAGQLVISSLFFQNFSFSIGALLLTVILWALVFSAIIYFNTLLEQKETLQKSNAKNLRFKRNYELFKNQMEQNQKIEFQDTETFAVGKRDAKLRISIVSNPYCGFCKDAHKLAEGLLEKYPDNISLQMRFNYTPERAPEKYTQLISDLTHIYHNKPEKEFLHAVEEWFETKDESKINALSGGNVTSENLNPLVEMSMENSNAGLSFTPIFIINGYQFPDKYDREDILFFIDELIEDDEI; encoded by the coding sequence ATGATTTTTGACAAACTAATCAACCATCTAAAACTCGATAAACAGGAGTTCATTTTCCAGTTCAACTCCCATCCCAATTACCCATCTGCACTGGCTTTTAGTGATACGCTTAACTTTATGGGAGTAAAAAATGATGCTTATGAACTCGACAAAGAATATTGGGATGAACTTCCGGAAGAATTTATTGCAATTGTTGAAAACTCATTTTCCCTTATAAAAAAGTCAGGAACCAATTATTCAGTATATTCAGAAAAAGCAAAAACCTTCGGCAAAGAGGAACTTTATACCAAGTCAACAGATTTTGTACTGCTGTTTGAAAAAACGGAAAATGCCGAAAGTAAGCTCGCATTTAATTTTAAGCCGGTTCTTTATATTATTTTTGCAGCCGTTCTAGCTTATTCACTCATCAGCCAGACTGTTTATGAAGCCATCTTCAATCTTCTTTCTTTGGCCGGAGTTTATATTTCCCTGGAAATTTTCAATCAGAAATTTGGAAACACCTCTACCGTTATCGGAAGTATTTGTGGAGGCGGCGGCGCTGCAGCAAGCCAGACTGTCAACTCATGCGATAAAATCATCAAGCAGGATAAAACCAGTATTTTAGGATTAAAATTTGCAGATTTCTCCCTGATCTATTTTGCCGGACTTGCTATATTAGGACTGTTCTTACCAACTACAGCTTATATTGTAAAAGGTTTTACATTCGTTTCTGTACTGGCAATAGGATATTCTCTATATATTCAGGCTTTTGTAGAAAAGACATTTTGTAGAGTATGCCTTTTGATTATTTCAATCCTTGCAGGGCAGTTAGTAATCAGCAGCTTATTCTTCCAAAATTTTTCTTTCAGTATTGGAGCTCTCCTATTGACAGTTATTCTATGGGCACTTGTTTTCTCGGCAATTATTTATTTCAACACGTTGCTTGAACAAAAAGAGACGCTTCAGAAGTCGAATGCGAAAAATCTTAGATTCAAAAGAAACTATGAGCTTTTCAAAAATCAGATGGAGCAGAATCAAAAAATCGAATTCCAGGATACGGAAACTTTCGCAGTAGGGAAAAGAGATGCTAAGCTTCGTATTTCTATTGTTTCCAATCCGTATTGTGGGTTCTGTAAAGATGCTCACAAACTGGCAGAAGGTCTTCTGGAGAAATATCCGGATAATATTTCTTTACAAATGAGATTCAATTACACCCCGGAGAGAGCACCAGAGAAATACACGCAGCTTATTTCAGATTTAACCCATATCTACCACAACAAACCTGAAAAAGAATTTCTACACGCTGTAGAAGAATGGTTTGAAACAAAGGACGAAAGCAAGATCAATGCGCTTTCCGGAGGAAACGTTACCTCAGAAAACCTGAATCCATTGGTGGAAATGTCTATGGAAAACAGCAATGCAGGATTAAGCTTCACCCCCATCTTTATTATCAATGGGTATCAGTTCCCGGACAAGTATGATCGTGAAGACATTTTATTCTTCATTGATGAATTAATAGAGGATGATGAGATTTAA
- a CDS encoding peptidase domain-containing ABC transporter codes for MKKKFPFYKQPDTKDCGPTCLRIVSKYYGKSISLQQIRNLSETTREGSSLLGLSDAAENLGFRSMGVQIDFNTLVEEVPFPCIAHWNKNHFVVVYKIDKNNKVYISDPSYGLITYTREEFIKSWIGENANENTEEGIVLILETTPAFFQTEFDAEESKASFTFLSKYLLKYKTLVIQLAVGLLGGSLLSLIFPFLTQSIVDVGIQNQDINFIYVVLLAQIMLFLGRMGIETIRSWILLHLSARINISIISDFFIKLMKLPISFFDTRMTGDIMQRINDHHRIEQLLTSSSLNTLFSLVNLIIFSIVLLFYDYRLFLVYLVGAVLYIGWISFFLKKRKELDYKRFSQVSQEQSKVIELINGMQEIKMHNAEKQKRWDWEFLQVKLFKIRIKSLSLEQWQSVGGNFINQMKDILVSFLSAKLVLSGNLTLGMMLSVQYIIGQLNSPLLQLIDFIKQTQDAKISLERLGEIHDKDDEEDKNEQYVMDVPKRDIEIKDMSFRYIGSDVPVFENLSLTIPYQQTTAIVGASGSGKTTLLKLLMKFYDPDQGEIRIGNTNMKNISPRYWRDHCGVVMQEGYVFNDTIANNIAVGEDHIDKQKLRRAVEIANIKDFIESLPLSYNTKIGNEGVGVSGGQKQRLFIARAVYKSPEYILFDEATSALDANNEKVIMENLEQFFKGKTAVVIAHRLSTVRHADKIIVLDHGRVVEEGSHAELVDLRGEYYRLVRNQLELGS; via the coding sequence TTGAAAAAAAAATTTCCATTTTATAAGCAGCCAGACACTAAAGATTGCGGCCCTACATGTCTTAGGATCGTAAGCAAGTATTATGGTAAAAGTATATCGCTGCAGCAGATTCGTAACCTATCTGAAACCACCCGTGAAGGAAGCAGTCTTTTAGGACTGAGTGATGCAGCAGAAAACCTGGGATTCCGTTCTATGGGAGTCCAAATAGATTTCAACACCCTTGTAGAAGAAGTTCCTTTCCCTTGTATTGCACACTGGAATAAAAACCACTTTGTAGTTGTTTATAAAATTGATAAAAACAACAAAGTATATATTTCAGATCCCAGTTACGGACTGATCACCTATACACGGGAAGAATTCATAAAATCATGGATTGGAGAAAATGCCAACGAAAATACAGAAGAAGGAATTGTCCTGATTCTTGAAACAACACCTGCATTTTTTCAGACTGAATTTGATGCTGAAGAAAGTAAAGCCAGCTTTACTTTTCTTTCCAAATACCTTTTGAAATATAAAACGCTTGTTATTCAGCTGGCCGTTGGCCTTTTGGGAGGAAGTTTACTTTCCCTTATTTTCCCGTTTCTTACCCAAAGTATAGTAGACGTCGGGATCCAAAATCAGGATATTAATTTCATCTATGTAGTTTTACTTGCACAGATTATGTTATTCCTGGGAAGAATGGGAATTGAAACCATACGAAGCTGGATTCTTCTTCACCTTTCAGCAAGAATCAACATTTCCATTATCTCCGATTTCTTTATCAAATTGATGAAACTTCCGATTAGTTTCTTTGATACGAGAATGACGGGAGATATTATGCAGAGAATTAATGACCACCACAGAATTGAACAGCTTCTTACCAGCTCATCATTAAATACATTGTTCTCACTGGTAAACCTTATCATTTTCAGTATTGTTTTGCTGTTTTATGATTACAGATTATTTCTTGTTTACCTTGTTGGAGCAGTATTGTACATCGGATGGATCAGCTTTTTCCTGAAAAAGAGAAAAGAACTTGATTATAAAAGATTCTCACAGGTATCTCAGGAACAGAGTAAAGTTATTGAGCTTATCAACGGAATGCAGGAAATCAAAATGCATAATGCCGAAAAACAGAAAAGATGGGACTGGGAATTTCTTCAGGTGAAACTGTTTAAAATCAGGATAAAATCTCTTTCACTAGAACAATGGCAGTCTGTAGGAGGTAACTTTATCAACCAGATGAAAGATATACTGGTGAGTTTCCTTTCTGCAAAGCTCGTTTTAAGCGGAAATCTTACTTTAGGGATGATGCTTTCCGTTCAGTACATTATCGGGCAGCTGAACAGCCCGCTTTTGCAGCTTATCGACTTCATCAAGCAGACTCAGGATGCTAAAATTTCCCTTGAAAGATTAGGTGAGATTCATGATAAAGATGACGAAGAAGACAAAAATGAACAATACGTAATGGATGTTCCGAAGAGAGATATCGAAATCAAAGATATGTCATTCCGGTATATTGGTTCGGATGTGCCTGTTTTTGAAAATTTAAGCCTTACCATTCCTTATCAGCAGACTACCGCAATTGTAGGAGCCAGCGGAAGCGGTAAAACGACACTATTGAAGCTATTGATGAAGTTTTATGATCCTGATCAGGGCGAAATCAGAATCGGAAACACCAATATGAAAAATATTTCTCCAAGATACTGGAGAGATCATTGTGGAGTGGTAATGCAGGAAGGATACGTTTTCAACGATACCATTGCCAATAACATCGCGGTAGGTGAAGATCATATCGACAAACAAAAACTGAGACGTGCGGTAGAAATTGCCAATATCAAAGATTTTATTGAAAGCCTTCCATTAAGCTACAATACAAAAATCGGGAACGAAGGAGTTGGAGTAAGCGGTGGTCAGAAGCAGAGACTTTTCATTGCCAGAGCTGTTTACAAATCCCCAGAATACATTTTATTTGATGAAGCTACTTCTGCACTGGATGCCAATAATGAAAAAGTGATTATGGAAAACCTTGAGCAGTTCTTTAAAGGTAAAACAGCTGTGGTTATTGCTCACCGACTTTCCACAGTAAGACACGCTGATAAAATCATTGTACTGGATCATGGAAGAGTGGTAGAAGAAGGAAGCCATGCTGAATTGGTAGATTTAAGAGGAGAATATTACAGATTGGTAAGAAATCAGCTTGAATTAGGCAGCTAA
- a CDS encoding HlyD family secretion protein, producing MKEDVLDNIELRSESVQDILTQPPHWMIRWGNTVIFVILLLILLMSYIIKYPEFVPAPIIVTSQNPPEKIEARTSSKIEKIFIKDHQEVKKNDVLMVMQSAANYKDILELKTLIDSITPDKLYSFPIAQASRFKLGELQGEYNSFAKAFQDEALFTRLQPYAPENLAANQSISEYRVRIATLKQQKNLESIKYDLTKKNFNRSQELFNQGLFPLWNLRTKKSNIFRLSKTWKTLKSPFLKWMKEFPILINEERDCH from the coding sequence ATGAAAGAAGACGTTTTAGACAATATTGAACTCCGCTCAGAAAGCGTACAGGATATTTTGACCCAGCCGCCACATTGGATGATCCGCTGGGGAAATACTGTGATATTTGTTATCCTCCTGCTGATTCTCTTAATGAGCTACATTATAAAATATCCGGAATTTGTACCGGCTCCTATTATTGTGACTTCTCAGAACCCGCCAGAAAAAATAGAGGCAAGAACAAGTTCCAAAATAGAAAAAATATTCATAAAAGACCATCAGGAAGTCAAAAAGAATGATGTCCTTATGGTCATGCAGTCTGCAGCCAATTATAAAGACATTCTGGAACTGAAAACACTCATAGATTCCATTACTCCTGATAAGCTATACTCCTTCCCTATTGCCCAGGCTTCAAGATTCAAATTGGGAGAACTACAGGGGGAGTACAATAGTTTTGCAAAAGCATTTCAGGATGAAGCACTTTTTACAAGATTACAACCTTATGCTCCGGAAAATCTGGCAGCCAACCAAAGTATTTCTGAGTATAGAGTAAGAATAGCCACTTTAAAACAGCAAAAAAATCTAGAGTCAATTAAATATGATCTGACTAAGAAAAATTTCAACAGATCTCAGGAACTTTTCAACCAGGGGTTATTTCCGCTATGGAACTTGAGAACGAAAAAATCAAATATCTTCAGGCTCAGCAAAACCTGGAAAACCTTAAAATCTCCATTTCTCAAATGGATGAAGGAATTTCCAATCTTAATAAACGAAGAGCGGGACTGCCATTAA
- a CDS encoding HlyD family efflux transporter periplasmic adaptor subunit encodes MNYLVISSTDGVASFQQFFGENQFVKVGEPILSILPRNKEQLVGRMSVPTTNSGKIIPGEKVLIKLDNYRFQEYGIIEGKVQNISLIPDDKGNYYVDVVLPKGLKTSYNKTLIFDKELRGSAEIVTQDLRLIERFFYQIRKLLGYQV; translated from the coding sequence TTGAATTATCTCGTTATATCATCTACAGATGGTGTGGCCAGTTTTCAACAGTTTTTTGGCGAGAATCAGTTTGTAAAAGTGGGAGAACCTATCCTTTCTATTCTTCCTAGAAACAAAGAGCAGCTGGTAGGCAGAATGTCTGTTCCTACCACCAACTCAGGAAAGATTATTCCAGGTGAAAAAGTATTGATTAAACTAGATAACTACAGATTCCAGGAATATGGTATTATTGAAGGAAAAGTACAGAACATCTCTCTGATTCCGGATGATAAAGGAAATTATTATGTAGATGTAGTTTTACCAAAAGGATTAAAAACGAGCTACAACAAAACACTTATATTCGATAAAGAACTTAGAGGCAGCGCAGAAATTGTAACACAGGATCTCCGACTGATTGAAAGATTCTTCTATCAGATTAGAAAGCTGCTTGGATATCAGGTTTGA
- a CDS encoding T9SS type A sorting domain-containing protein, protein MRKSLFAIGLLAISYSVQAQILCHVDANANMYVSEGTLVYSGGGVQTKANGILDVHGNIMVVGSGSDAFKTIDAAGADKTDGGNILLRLNTPGTFATSTYGQLYIDGISQSNITGIVTKEYRTPSNGSGNYFQQVALPFSGKALSTLSTEVGKTFNTGRYSNPILQWDNANAVSKHFTSLATTTTDPSGYYMLKVTGNDWNPSAPAGAATVYNINGRPNAPYAAPVALQNAGKSNIGASNVVFGTNGNAVNSYNEKYNTYLDDSFEFTTSPWAGTFGQNWYQFGNPYLTNLDLSNIGYTENGTGSDGNVVSNILGIEYNPGTVTTLPSGSTYATGAQVVTFFPSGDGYALAAGDVDKVVIKPMQSFKIKLRNNTAQTLNFNTLRRFNSTARAAATNYSVTAAKMANGKTASNTIKQLGVIGLDANGKEIGRTYYVVSPSLTTGHQISAATSVQSSAGSGLMGTSEEALNGGYDNTYKDSYWLYINEANEDNFQGKNIKLRNFYDQVKSYKFEIRENTELIPNGAHQLSSGIGFYYKAENGNLIEAKQGDTVPVTNMEANLYYGEPSNLTLATDKTTPKTSNTLVVYNSAISNYIVRFDPSWKKADIQVYDMSGKLVISKKAVETTRDFVIELDGSVKNSYVVKIVSDKGETVNTKILK, encoded by the coding sequence GATCTGGTTCAGATGCTTTTAAGACAATTGATGCTGCCGGTGCAGATAAAACCGATGGTGGAAATATTCTTTTAAGACTTAATACTCCTGGTACCTTTGCAACTTCTACATATGGGCAGTTGTACATTGACGGAATTTCCCAGTCTAATATCACAGGTATTGTAACCAAAGAATACAGAACACCAAGTAATGGTAGTGGTAACTATTTTCAACAGGTAGCTTTACCTTTCAGTGGTAAGGCGCTAAGTACTTTATCTACTGAAGTAGGTAAAACTTTCAATACCGGAAGATATAGCAACCCAATCTTACAATGGGACAATGCTAACGCTGTTTCTAAGCACTTTACAAGTTTAGCTACTACAACTACAGATCCTTCAGGATATTATATGCTAAAGGTTACCGGTAATGACTGGAACCCAAGTGCTCCTGCTGGTGCAGCAACCGTATATAATATTAACGGAAGACCCAATGCACCGTATGCTGCTCCTGTAGCACTACAAAATGCAGGGAAATCTAATATCGGAGCTTCTAATGTTGTTTTCGGAACTAATGGTAACGCTGTGAACTCTTATAACGAGAAGTATAATACTTATCTTGATGACAGTTTTGAGTTTACTACAAGTCCATGGGCTGGAACATTCGGGCAAAACTGGTATCAGTTCGGAAACCCTTACCTTACCAATTTAGATTTATCTAATATCGGATATACTGAGAATGGTACAGGGTCTGACGGAAATGTTGTGAGTAACATTTTGGGTATTGAATATAACCCAGGTACAGTTACTACTCTTCCATCTGGTTCTACTTATGCTACAGGTGCTCAAGTGGTTACTTTCTTTCCTTCAGGTGACGGATATGCTTTGGCAGCTGGTGACGTAGATAAGGTTGTTATCAAACCTATGCAGTCATTTAAAATAAAGCTAAGAAACAATACTGCTCAGACTTTGAACTTTAATACATTAAGAAGATTCAATTCTACAGCAAGAGCAGCAGCAACTAATTATAGTGTAACCGCTGCTAAAATGGCTAATGGCAAAACTGCAAGCAACACAATAAAACAGCTTGGAGTAATTGGTTTGGATGCTAATGGAAAAGAAATTGGAAGAACATATTATGTTGTTTCTCCAAGTTTAACAACAGGACACCAAATTTCAGCAGCAACTTCAGTTCAGTCTTCAGCAGGTTCTGGCCTTATGGGTACATCTGAAGAGGCATTGAACGGAGGATATGATAATACATATAAAGATAGCTATTGGTTGTATATCAACGAGGCTAATGAAGATAACTTCCAAGGTAAAAATATTAAGTTAAGAAACTTCTACGATCAGGTGAAGTCTTATAAGTTTGAAATCAGAGAAAATACTGAGTTAATTCCAAATGGAGCACACCAGTTATCTTCAGGAATCGGTTTCTACTATAAAGCAGAAAATGGTAATCTAATTGAAGCTAAGCAAGGAGATACTGTACCTGTAACAAATATGGAAGCTAACTTATATTATGGAGAACCAAGTAATCTTACTCTAGCAACAGATAAGACTACTCCTAAAACTTCTAATACTCTAGTGGTTTATAATTCAGCAATTTCAAACTATATTGTTAGATTTGATCCAAGCTGGAAAAAAGCAGACATTCAAGTTTATGATATGAGCGGTAAACTGGTAATCTCTAAAAAGGCGGTTGAAACAACCAGAGATTTTGTAATCGAGCTAGATGGCTCAGTTAAAAATTCATATGTTGTAAAAATCGTTTCTGATAAAGGAGAAACTGTTAACACTAAAATCTTAAAATAA
- a CDS encoding signal peptidase: MKTINKLALAFFLFVVSLAYADTMPQPAIPGGGGNGGNGTGQPASPIDMYVYVLGIVAIGFIVYFTKKYKSVKA, translated from the coding sequence ATGAAGACTATTAATAAACTAGCACTGGCATTTTTCTTATTTGTTGTATCTTTGGCATATGCTGATACTATGCCACAGCCAGCAATCCCAGGGGGAGGAGGTAACGGAGGTAATGGTACAGGACAACCCGCTTCACCCATTGATATGTATGTATATGTACTTGGTATCGTAGCAATTGGATTTATTGTTTACTTTACAAAAAAGTATAAAAGCGTAAAAGCATAA
- a CDS encoding TlpA family protein disulfide reductase, with protein MKKIYTLSAVLAAFALQAQFTITIQTPADFKDQDAILYTLNGSKDIIVTKEKSKNSTWTFKYPSNYMGMMKVYFPGSNNTVSFISENKDVNFKLDIQNNKVKDVAYLDEANNLMSKQQEGSQKKELILPALSQIKEYYKDNTDFGKALKTEIDRLSGNSGSIDAAQHPFISYYNTNYSKFLSNSPDSTKKVNQEEIINFLDKSGDMLESSSLLRPILVAYLNSGGNTNVTKSVDALLDRLKVETPRGQTVLSELIDIFDVYQMDEYKTKYLGLAKNLKCTITERLASTLKANANIEMGAAFPNYKFQSPVNTTAKSLYDIKADKKVVVFWSSTCSHCESELPKLLEKYNDLKSKNIQVVGLSLDVDKDSYTKKIAAFPWVNDSELRGWNSSYTDTYNIHATPTYFILDANNKIISKPDHVGDVLEYFKLK; from the coding sequence ATGAAAAAGATTTATACGCTATCTGCAGTTTTGGCTGCATTTGCTCTGCAGGCTCAGTTTACAATTACTATTCAGACTCCGGCAGATTTTAAAGATCAGGACGCTATTCTATATACATTAAACGGTTCGAAAGATATTATTGTTACTAAAGAAAAAAGTAAGAATAGTACTTGGACTTTTAAATATCCCAGCAATTATATGGGAATGATGAAGGTCTATTTCCCTGGTTCGAATAACACTGTGAGCTTTATTTCTGAAAATAAGGATGTCAACTTTAAGCTGGATATCCAGAATAATAAAGTGAAAGATGTTGCTTATCTGGATGAAGCCAACAATCTGATGAGCAAACAACAGGAGGGTTCGCAAAAGAAAGAACTTATTTTGCCGGCTTTGTCGCAGATTAAAGAGTATTATAAAGATAATACAGACTTTGGAAAAGCTCTGAAGACTGAGATTGACAGACTTTCTGGTAACTCAGGTTCTATTGACGCAGCTCAGCATCCGTTCATTTCATATTATAATACGAATTACAGCAAGTTTCTCTCTAATTCACCTGATTCAACCAAAAAAGTGAATCAGGAGGAAATTATTAACTTTCTGGATAAGTCTGGGGATATGTTAGAAAGCTCATCATTATTAAGACCTATATTGGTAGCTTATCTGAACTCTGGAGGCAACACCAATGTTACAAAATCTGTTGATGCATTGTTAGACCGCTTAAAAGTGGAGACTCCAAGAGGGCAGACTGTATTGTCTGAACTGATTGATATTTTTGATGTCTATCAGATGGATGAATATAAGACTAAATATTTGGGGCTTGCCAAGAATCTTAAATGTACCATTACTGAAAGACTTGCTTCTACATTGAAGGCGAATGCAAACATTGAAATGGGCGCTGCTTTCCCGAATTATAAGTTCCAGTCACCTGTAAATACGACAGCGAAATCTTTATATGATATTAAGGCAGATAAGAAGGTTGTTGTATTCTGGTCTTCCACATGCTCGCACTGTGAAAGTGAATTGCCGAAGCTTCTTGAGAAATACAATGATTTGAAATCAAAAAATATTCAGGTTGTAGGGTTGTCTTTAGATGTAGATAAAGATTCTTATACTAAAAAAATTGCCGCATTTCCTTGGGTGAATGATTCCGAATTGAGAGGTTGGAACAGTAGTTATACAGATACGTACAATATTCATGCAACACCAACATATTTTATTTTGGATGCTAACAATAAGATTATCAGCAAACCAGACCATGTTGGCGATGTTTTGGAATATTTTAAGTTAAAATAA